The Saccharothrix variisporea genome has a segment encoding these proteins:
- a CDS encoding ATP-grasp domain-containing protein: MAHLLMIESWVGAMSTLLPRAIRESGHRFTFLTRDLHHYLRSAPSHPHPLLTADNVLTAETNDLDTLLPFVERAHALLRFDGVISSCDYYLATVARVANHLGLPGPRADAVERAYRKDLTRQATTDVPGPRWALAHDWPSTAKAAADLGYPLVVKPVDLCAGMHVRAVRDENGLREAFLALEAFPVNARNQPRVPTVLLEELLVGPEVSVETVTTGGTTHVIGVTDKSIAGDPWFVESGHMFPAALDETRTRQAIDTAKAAIEALGLDDSVAHTEVKLTADGPKLIEVNPRPAGNQITELVRRVTGIDLPAVFAQLAVGEQPDLRPRTTGVRSAAISFLLPPRAGVVAGIDAPDHPDVVDWSAKPAGHRAGEPTSNNTYLGHVMTTSPDHDARARAEQAVAGMEVRYAEDAR, from the coding sequence GTGGCGCACTTGCTGATGATCGAGAGTTGGGTGGGTGCGATGAGCACCCTGCTGCCGCGCGCGATCCGCGAGTCGGGGCACCGGTTCACGTTCCTGACCCGGGACCTGCACCACTACCTGCGCTCGGCCCCGAGCCACCCGCACCCGCTGCTCACCGCGGACAACGTGCTCACCGCCGAGACCAACGACCTGGACACCCTGCTGCCCTTCGTGGAGCGGGCCCACGCCCTGCTGCGCTTCGACGGCGTGATCTCCTCCTGCGACTACTACCTCGCCACCGTCGCCCGGGTCGCCAACCACCTCGGCCTGCCCGGCCCGCGCGCCGACGCCGTCGAACGCGCCTACCGCAAGGACCTCACCCGCCAGGCCACCACCGACGTCCCCGGACCGCGCTGGGCGCTCGCGCACGACTGGCCCTCCACCGCGAAGGCCGCCGCCGACCTGGGCTACCCGCTGGTGGTCAAGCCGGTGGACCTGTGCGCGGGCATGCACGTTCGCGCGGTCCGGGACGAGAACGGGTTGCGGGAGGCGTTCCTGGCGCTGGAGGCGTTCCCGGTCAACGCCCGCAACCAGCCGCGAGTGCCCACGGTGCTGCTGGAGGAGCTGTTGGTCGGCCCGGAGGTCAGCGTGGAGACCGTCACGACCGGCGGCACCACCCACGTGATCGGCGTGACGGACAAGAGCATCGCCGGGGACCCGTGGTTCGTGGAGAGCGGGCACATGTTCCCCGCCGCGCTCGATGAAACCCGGACGCGCCAAGCGATCGACACCGCGAAGGCCGCGATCGAAGCGCTCGGGCTGGACGACTCCGTCGCGCACACCGAGGTCAAGCTGACCGCCGACGGCCCCAAGCTGATCGAGGTCAACCCGCGTCCGGCGGGCAACCAGATCACCGAACTGGTCCGCCGCGTCACGGGCATCGACCTGCCCGCCGTGTTCGCCCAGCTCGCCGTGGGCGAGCAACCCGACCTGCGCCCCCGCACGACCGGTGTCCGCAGCGCCGCGATCTCCTTCCTGCTGCCGCCGCGCGCGGGGGTCGTGGCCGGCATCGACGCGCCGGACCACCCCGACGTCGTGGACTGGTCGGCCAAGCCCGCCGGGCACCGCGCGGGCGAGCCCACCAGCAACAACACCTACCTCGGCCACGTCATGACCACCTCGCCCGACCACGACGCCCGTGCCCGCGCGGAGCAGGCCGTCGCGGGGATGGAGGTCCGCTACGCCGAGGACGCCCGGTGA
- a CDS encoding Rossmann-like domain-containing protein produces MTPPADGREPEPTGRRTTADLVHRVRLGRLGPDPAGCAVSVAFTTRQGARHAGRGRSYRNTVVSLRVGEAVGSCAVEPDDEPDVADCAGASVADLLDHPHAAVRTATLDAYLMHAHPHETSQAEVVRIGAGDSLTKSMDRAEAVVDLLDARPGQRVLVVGVVNSLLHHLRARGVPYVPCDLKGGRTEWDEPIVTDFRDTDFDLVLASGMTLGNGTFEPLLATGAPVTLFAQTASAIAPWFLGSGVRAVSAEPYPFFWLHGGPSTLFHYREP; encoded by the coding sequence GTGACCCCGCCCGCCGACGGCCGCGAACCGGAGCCAACCGGCCGGCGCACCACTGCCGACCTCGTCCACCGGGTCCGCCTCGGCCGGCTCGGACCCGACCCGGCGGGCTGCGCGGTCAGCGTCGCCTTCACCACCCGCCAGGGTGCCCGGCACGCCGGTCGCGGCCGGTCCTACCGCAACACCGTCGTCAGCCTGCGGGTCGGCGAGGCGGTGGGCTCGTGCGCGGTCGAGCCCGATGACGAGCCGGACGTGGCCGACTGCGCCGGGGCCTCCGTCGCCGACCTGCTCGACCACCCGCACGCGGCCGTCCGCACGGCGACCCTCGACGCCTACCTCATGCACGCCCACCCGCACGAGACGTCCCAGGCGGAGGTGGTGCGGATCGGCGCGGGCGACTCGCTGACCAAGTCGATGGACCGCGCCGAGGCGGTGGTCGACCTGCTCGACGCCCGGCCGGGACAGCGGGTGCTCGTCGTCGGCGTGGTGAACTCGCTGCTGCACCACCTGCGCGCCAGGGGCGTCCCGTACGTGCCGTGCGACCTCAAGGGCGGCCGGACGGAGTGGGACGAGCCGATCGTCACCGACTTCCGGGACACCGACTTCGACCTGGTGCTGGCCTCGGGCATGACCCTGGGCAACGGCACCTTCGAGCCGCTGCTGGCCACCGGCGCGCCCGTGACCCTGTTCGCCCAGACCGCCAGCGCCATCGCGCCCTGGTTCCTCGGTTCGGGCGTGCGGGCCGTCTCGGCGGAGCCCTACCCGTTCTTCTGGCTGCACGGCGGCCCGTCCACCCTGTTCCACTACCGGGAACCGTGA
- a CDS encoding PLP-dependent cysteine synthase family protein, whose amino-acid sequence MRATLLDLLGNTPVARIETPLPHRHGGFWAKLEHLSAGGMKARSAVAMLLAAKKRGDLRPGAVVVESTSGTLGLGLAFAGQALGHPVVLVVDHELEPSMRALLRAHGARLEIVDRPHPTGGWQQARLDRLQAVLRGLPGAYWPDQYNNPDNPAGYAGLARELVEQLDRADVLVCSVGTGGHSAGIVTALRRYWPLLRLVGVDTVGSTIFGQPARQRVMRGLGSSIHPRNVAYHQFDEVHWLGPVEVVDACRRLARDGFVTGGWSTGAVALVAAWVARLEPGARVVTVFPDGPHRYLGTIYDDDFCESRGLLGVPADRPVEIGHCGEIEVTSWARCSNVTAPHAVGVPA is encoded by the coding sequence ATGCGCGCGACACTGCTGGACCTGCTCGGCAACACGCCGGTGGCCCGCATCGAAACCCCGCTCCCCCACCGGCACGGCGGGTTCTGGGCCAAGCTCGAACACCTCAGCGCGGGCGGCATGAAGGCGCGCTCGGCGGTCGCCATGCTGCTGGCCGCCAAGAAGCGCGGCGACCTGCGTCCGGGCGCGGTGGTCGTGGAATCGACCAGCGGCACGCTCGGGCTGGGCCTGGCGTTCGCGGGCCAGGCGCTGGGTCACCCCGTGGTGCTGGTGGTGGACCACGAGCTGGAGCCGTCGATGCGGGCGCTGCTGCGCGCCCACGGCGCCCGGCTGGAGATCGTGGACCGGCCCCACCCCACCGGCGGCTGGCAGCAGGCGCGCCTGGACCGGCTGCAGGCCGTGCTGCGCGGCCTGCCCGGCGCGTACTGGCCCGACCAGTACAACAACCCCGACAACCCGGCCGGCTACGCGGGCTTGGCGCGCGAGCTGGTCGAGCAGCTGGACCGGGCGGACGTGCTGGTGTGCAGCGTCGGCACGGGCGGGCACAGCGCCGGCATCGTGACCGCCCTGCGCCGGTACTGGCCGCTGCTGCGCCTGGTCGGCGTGGACACCGTGGGCTCGACCATCTTCGGCCAGCCCGCGCGACAACGCGTGATGCGCGGGCTGGGCAGCAGCATCCACCCGCGCAACGTGGCCTACCACCAGTTCGACGAGGTGCACTGGCTCGGCCCGGTCGAGGTGGTGGACGCGTGCCGGCGGCTGGCCCGCGACGGGTTCGTCACCGGCGGGTGGAGCACCGGCGCGGTCGCCCTGGTGGCGGCGTGGGTGGCGCGGCTGGAGCCCGGCGCGCGGGTGGTGACGGTCTTCCCCGACGGACCCCACCGGTACCTGGGGACGATCTACGACGACGACTTCTGCGAGTCGCGCGGCCTGCTGGGCGTGCCCGCCGACCGCCCGGTGGAGATCGGGCACTGCGGCGAGATCGAGGTGACCAGCTGGGCAAGGTGCTCCAACGTCACCGCCCCGCACGCGGTGGGGGTGCCGGCGTGA
- a CDS encoding dipeptide epimerase: MKLSWHVYGLDLRTPLRISRSVTTRRDAVRVVLEHDGFRGHGEVVTSVFYDLDVPRIVELLTEAAPVVSAVDPEDLLAALPPLPPGVLAALDAAVHDLLAVRAGIPLYSLVGDPQWTDVPTAFTIGIGDPRSCAAQAAELTGRGFSVLKVKVGGPDDVATVRAVREAAPDARLILDPNGGWTAEQAVRVLEELPAVDALEQPFPPGRFDELAWLRERCPVPLVADEDAATADDVKALAGLVDGVNVKLAKCGGIAKAREIIDTARDADLDVMLGCLVASSLGIAPAVHLTSHARWVDLDGHLLLARDPWQGLGGEDGTLRLTGAPGLGVVPR, encoded by the coding sequence GTGAAGCTCTCCTGGCACGTCTACGGCCTGGACCTGCGGACACCGCTGCGGATCTCCCGGTCGGTGACGACCCGGCGTGACGCCGTGCGGGTGGTGCTGGAGCACGACGGGTTCCGGGGCCACGGCGAGGTCGTGACCAGCGTCTTCTACGACCTGGACGTGCCCCGGATCGTCGAGTTGCTGACCGAGGCGGCCCCGGTGGTGTCAGCCGTGGACCCGGAAGACCTGCTCGCCGCACTGCCGCCCCTGCCTCCGGGCGTGCTGGCAGCGCTCGACGCGGCCGTGCACGACTTGCTCGCCGTCCGCGCCGGCATCCCGCTGTACTCGCTGGTCGGCGATCCACAGTGGACGGACGTGCCGACCGCCTTCACCATCGGCATCGGCGATCCGCGGTCCTGCGCCGCGCAAGCCGCCGAGCTGACCGGTCGCGGCTTCTCGGTGCTCAAGGTGAAAGTCGGCGGTCCGGACGACGTGGCGACCGTGCGAGCAGTCCGCGAAGCCGCCCCCGACGCCCGGCTGATCCTGGACCCCAACGGGGGCTGGACGGCAGAGCAGGCCGTGCGCGTGCTCGAAGAACTGCCCGCCGTCGACGCGCTCGAACAGCCCTTCCCGCCCGGCCGCTTCGACGAGTTGGCCTGGCTGCGGGAGCGCTGCCCGGTCCCGTTGGTGGCCGATGAGGACGCCGCCACCGCCGATGACGTGAAGGCGTTGGCCGGTCTGGTGGACGGCGTGAACGTCAAGCTCGCCAAGTGCGGCGGGATCGCCAAGGCCCGCGAGATCATCGACACCGCCCGGGACGCCGACCTGGATGTCATGCTGGGCTGCCTGGTCGCGAGTTCGCTGGGCATCGCGCCGGCGGTCCACCTGACCTCGCACGCCCGCTGGGTCGACCTCGACGGCCACCTCCTGCTCGCTCGTGACCCCTGGCAGGGCCTCGGCGGCGAGGACGGGACGCTGCGGCTCACGGGCGCACCGGGACTCGGCGTGGTGCCGCGATGA
- a CDS encoding MFS transporter, producing the protein MRRFPLPVRLLLVNQFGVNTGFYLLIPYLATHLGDVGLSAAATGVVLGVRTLSQQGLFLLGGSASDRLGPRRVIIAGCALRTVGFGLFAIGDTMTVLLAASVLSGLAGALFNPAVRAYIAEESDDRVGAFALFNVYGQAGALAGPLLGSVLLLWDFRVSALVAAGIFAVLTVAQALVLPARDVPPHRGTVLDDWRESLADKRFLAFTVALTGMFVLQNQLYLVLPLEVERVTGSARAVAAVFLVSTVATLLLQVRVTRWFERMPRGRAIAVGMAVMGLGFTATALSHVWAGLLGPLTAAFFLSLGVMIAHPFVYELIPAFGRTGLSGTYFGVFYLVSGLAATVGNAGVGWVFGVSGTAASLVCVAVGLACAAAVLWLHRRGVLSPTREVAR; encoded by the coding sequence ATGAGGCGGTTCCCGCTGCCCGTCCGGCTGCTGCTGGTCAACCAGTTCGGCGTCAACACCGGCTTCTACCTGCTCATCCCCTACCTGGCCACGCACCTGGGCGACGTGGGCCTGTCGGCGGCGGCCACCGGTGTGGTGCTGGGCGTGCGGACGCTGAGCCAGCAGGGCCTGTTCCTGCTGGGCGGCTCGGCGTCGGACCGGCTCGGGCCGCGCCGGGTCATCATCGCCGGCTGCGCGCTGCGGACGGTCGGCTTCGGCCTGTTCGCGATCGGCGACACGATGACCGTGCTGCTCGCCGCGTCCGTCCTCAGCGGACTGGCCGGGGCGCTGTTCAACCCGGCCGTGCGCGCCTACATCGCCGAGGAGTCCGACGACCGGGTCGGGGCGTTCGCGTTGTTCAACGTCTACGGGCAGGCGGGCGCGCTGGCCGGTCCCCTGCTGGGCAGTGTGCTGCTGCTGTGGGACTTCCGGGTGTCGGCGCTGGTCGCGGCGGGGATCTTCGCGGTGCTGACGGTGGCGCAGGCGCTCGTCCTGCCCGCCCGGGACGTGCCGCCGCACCGGGGCACCGTGCTGGACGACTGGCGGGAGAGCCTGGCGGACAAGCGGTTCCTGGCCTTCACGGTCGCGTTGACCGGGATGTTCGTGCTCCAGAACCAGCTCTACCTCGTGCTGCCGCTGGAGGTGGAGCGGGTGACCGGGTCGGCGCGGGCTGTGGCGGCGGTGTTCCTGGTCTCCACGGTGGCGACCCTGCTGCTCCAGGTCCGGGTCACGCGGTGGTTCGAGCGGATGCCGCGCGGCCGGGCCATCGCGGTCGGCATGGCCGTGATGGGCCTGGGGTTCACCGCGACCGCGCTCAGCCACGTCTGGGCCGGGCTCCTCGGGCCTTTGACGGCCGCGTTCTTCCTGTCCCTCGGCGTGATGATCGCGCACCCGTTCGTCTACGAGCTGATCCCCGCGTTCGGCCGCACCGGCCTGTCCGGCACCTACTTCGGCGTGTTCTACCTGGTCTCGGGCCTGGCCGCCACGGTCGGCAACGCCGGCGTCGGCTGGGTGTTCGGCGTGTCGGGCACGGCGGCGTCGCTGGTGTGCGTGGCCGTGGGGCTCGCGTGCGCGGCGGCCGTGCTGTGGCTGCACCGCCGGGGCGTCCTGTCCCCGACCCGAGAGGTAGCCCGATGA
- a CDS encoding class I SAM-dependent methyltransferase — protein MSAGQNLLTDNPALYEHQFPDPDHVAARWVHDVVARFGGSTSVLDVGSGTGRDAGWLARHGYDVVGLDSSERMVAYAREHHPTQFVVGDMRTFDLGRTFGVVTCLDSAFLYCHTNADLTAFLARCHAHLDPGGLLVAEMRNGAFFLGNTELLDGVRTRTVEWDGVPYTSHTRLWIDHAAQLLRRRREWTWPGADPLVQTSAWRLLFPQELRHLLDLAGFEVLALFDSPGPRTDDPWSPDAPLSEALSGDRLHVVARRS, from the coding sequence ATGAGCGCGGGCCAGAACCTGCTGACCGACAACCCGGCGCTGTACGAGCACCAGTTCCCCGACCCCGACCACGTGGCCGCCCGCTGGGTGCACGACGTCGTCGCCCGCTTCGGCGGCAGCACGTCCGTGCTCGACGTGGGTAGCGGCACCGGCCGTGACGCGGGCTGGCTGGCCCGCCACGGCTACGACGTCGTGGGCCTGGACAGCTCCGAGCGGATGGTGGCCTACGCCCGCGAGCACCACCCGACGCAGTTCGTGGTCGGCGACATGCGGACCTTCGACCTCGGCCGGACGTTCGGGGTCGTCACCTGCCTGGACAGCGCGTTCCTGTACTGCCACACCAACGCCGACCTGACCGCGTTCCTGGCCCGCTGCCACGCCCACCTCGACCCCGGCGGGCTGCTCGTCGCCGAGATGCGCAACGGCGCGTTCTTCCTGGGCAACACCGAACTGCTCGACGGCGTCCGCACCCGGACCGTCGAGTGGGACGGCGTGCCCTACACCTCCCACACCCGGCTGTGGATCGACCACGCCGCCCAGCTGCTGCGCCGCCGCCGCGAGTGGACGTGGCCGGGTGCCGATCCGCTGGTGCAGACCTCGGCGTGGCGGCTGCTGTTCCCGCAGGAGCTGCGCCACCTGCTCGACCTCGCCGGGTTCGAGGTGCTCGCCCTGTTCGACTCGCCCGGCCCGCGCACCGACGACCCGTGGTCGCCGGACGCGCCGCTGAGCGAGGCCCTGTCCGGCGACCGCCTGCACGTGGTCGCCCGCCGCTCGTGA
- a CDS encoding ABC transporter substrate-binding protein, translated as MPTRRHFLGLLSLAALSGCAAPTAQQAAAPKNGGRLRAAFAGGGAKEVLDPHLANLFVEAARSKALFDKLADLGADVSAQPRLAEKWEPDATLTKWRITLRDTKFHNGQPVRAEDVLASYARILDPNRAFRAKSSLSLIDLAASRAVDARTVEFALKRPFIEFPNALAAFGAYIVPAGAEDFAHPVGSGPFSFVSFEPGKSVLLKKNPDYWEGAPHLDELEFVIANEESARANALLGGQVQYAHDLTPTTARSHTDGRIAIHRSPNSAVQAFAMKLDRPPFDNRDLREAMFLLADRQQLVESVLAGSGQVANDLFGKGYQYYADDIPQRTRDLDKAKFLIRKAGAEGLTVKLDTSTAAAGMVEAATVFADQVKGSGLTIEVVTGNKDSYWSDTLKNGSLSSFRSGAMPIETHIAQRLLTDSGTNVTKWARPEFDELYRKAVSTVDPAERAGVYREMQRSLHAEGGYLMWGFADWIVGAAPNVGGISTAPANTLDWARFDKVWLG; from the coding sequence ATGCCCACCCGCCGCCACTTCCTCGGCCTGCTGTCCCTGGCCGCCCTGTCCGGCTGCGCCGCCCCCACCGCACAGCAAGCCGCCGCGCCCAAGAACGGCGGACGGCTGCGCGCGGCGTTCGCGGGCGGCGGCGCGAAGGAGGTGCTGGACCCGCACCTGGCCAACCTGTTCGTGGAGGCCGCCCGGTCCAAGGCGCTGTTCGACAAGCTCGCCGACCTCGGCGCGGACGTCTCGGCGCAGCCCAGACTGGCCGAGAAGTGGGAGCCCGACGCGACCCTGACCAAGTGGCGGATCACCCTACGGGACACCAAGTTCCACAACGGGCAGCCGGTGCGCGCGGAGGACGTCCTGGCCAGCTACGCCCGCATCCTCGACCCGAACCGGGCGTTCCGCGCCAAGTCCAGCCTGAGCCTGATCGACCTGGCCGCCAGCCGCGCGGTGGACGCCCGGACCGTCGAGTTCGCGCTGAAGCGGCCGTTCATCGAGTTCCCTAACGCGCTGGCCGCGTTCGGCGCGTACATCGTGCCCGCCGGCGCGGAGGACTTCGCGCACCCGGTCGGCTCCGGCCCGTTCAGCTTCGTGTCCTTCGAGCCGGGCAAGTCGGTGCTGCTCAAGAAGAACCCGGACTACTGGGAGGGCGCGCCGCACCTGGACGAGCTGGAGTTCGTCATCGCCAACGAGGAGTCCGCGCGCGCGAACGCCCTGCTCGGCGGGCAGGTCCAGTACGCGCACGACCTCACCCCCACCACCGCCCGCAGCCACACCGACGGCCGGATCGCCATCCACCGCTCCCCCAACAGCGCGGTGCAGGCGTTCGCGATGAAGCTGGACCGGCCGCCGTTCGACAACCGGGACCTGCGCGAGGCGATGTTCCTGCTGGCCGACCGGCAGCAGCTGGTGGAGTCGGTGCTGGCGGGCAGCGGGCAGGTCGCGAACGACCTGTTCGGCAAGGGCTACCAGTACTACGCCGACGACATCCCGCAGCGCACCCGTGACCTGGACAAGGCGAAGTTCCTCATCCGCAAGGCGGGCGCGGAGGGCCTGACGGTCAAGCTCGACACGTCCACGGCCGCCGCCGGCATGGTCGAGGCGGCCACGGTGTTCGCCGACCAGGTCAAGGGGTCCGGGCTGACCATCGAGGTGGTGACCGGCAACAAGGACAGCTACTGGTCCGACACGCTCAAGAACGGCTCGCTGTCCAGCTTCCGGTCCGGCGCGATGCCCATCGAGACCCACATCGCGCAGCGGCTGCTCACCGACTCGGGCACCAACGTGACCAAGTGGGCGCGGCCGGAGTTCGACGAGCTGTACCGCAAGGCGGTGTCCACTGTGGACCCGGCCGAGCGGGCGGGCGTGTACCGGGAGATGCAGCGGTCCCTGCACGCCGAGGGCGGCTACCTGATGTGGGGCTTCGCGGACTGGATCGTGGGCGCCGCGCCGAACGTCGGCGGCATCTCCACCGCGCCCGCGAACACCCTGGACTGGGCGCGCTTCGACAAGGTGTGGCTGGGGTGA
- a CDS encoding ABC transporter permease, translated as MTRYALRRLAIGLVQVLAVVTAVFLLVQALPGDAAVALAGDNPDPRRIEEIRSAMGLDRPALERFGAWLGGLVRGDLGVSLVSGRPVVEFLTDGLGPTLVLAVLALVLLVPLSVLLGVVAALREGGVVDRVLTTVTVGLHSIPEFALAVVLIAVFGVQLRWLPPTAVGADLLAQPQVLVLPLVVLLARPVCSVSRLVRAGMVEALASDHVRHARRLGISERRVRFAHALPNAVAPAVQQLARTTDWLLGGVIVVEAVFVIPGLGTILVDAVAGRDLPVVQGLAVVFAVTTVLVNLVADLIGFRLAPRSAVVA; from the coding sequence GTGACCCGGTACGCGCTGCGCCGGCTGGCCATCGGGCTGGTGCAGGTGCTCGCCGTCGTCACCGCCGTGTTCCTGCTGGTCCAGGCCTTGCCGGGGGACGCGGCGGTGGCGTTGGCCGGGGACAACCCCGACCCGCGCCGGATCGAGGAGATCCGTTCCGCGATGGGGCTCGACCGGCCGGCGCTCGAACGGTTCGGGGCGTGGCTGGGCGGGTTGGTCCGGGGCGACCTCGGGGTGTCGCTGGTGTCGGGGCGGCCGGTGGTGGAGTTCCTGACCGACGGACTGGGGCCGACGCTGGTCCTGGCGGTGTTGGCGTTGGTGCTGCTGGTTCCGCTGTCGGTGCTGCTCGGTGTGGTGGCCGCGCTGCGCGAGGGCGGCGTGGTGGACCGGGTGCTGACCACCGTGACGGTCGGCCTCCACTCGATCCCCGAGTTCGCGCTGGCCGTGGTGCTGATCGCGGTGTTCGGGGTGCAGTTGCGGTGGTTGCCGCCGACCGCGGTCGGCGCGGATCTGCTGGCCCAGCCGCAGGTCCTGGTGCTGCCGCTGGTGGTGTTGCTGGCTCGGCCGGTGTGCTCGGTGAGCCGGCTGGTGCGGGCGGGCATGGTCGAGGCCCTGGCCTCCGACCACGTCCGGCACGCCCGGCGGCTGGGCATCTCCGAGCGGCGGGTCCGGTTCGCGCACGCCCTGCCCAACGCGGTGGCACCGGCGGTGCAGCAGCTCGCGCGGACCACGGACTGGTTGCTGGGCGGGGTGATCGTGGTCGAGGCGGTGTTCGTGATCCCGGGGTTGGGGACGATCCTGGTGGACGCGGTCGCCGGGCGGGACCTGCCCGTGGTGCAGGGACTGGCGGTGGTCTTCGCGGTCACGACCGTGCTGGTGAACCTGGTGGCGGACCTGATCGGCTTCCGGCTCGCGCCGCGCTCGGCGGTGGTCGCGTGA
- a CDS encoding ABC transporter permease, protein MIGAVLVVVPLALALLGPLFVSDVGRGAPFVSNSVLGTDFVGRDVWQQVLLGGQTVVFVALVATVLSYAVGVPWGVVAAMSRVVDDVLMRPLDLLLAVPSLLVLILAAAIAGPGLPVLIGIVTLVNFPDVARISRGAALEIAARPALEAMRLQDETWWRTSVLYTGRAMLRTVAADAGVRLTGALYLVASASFLGVGVPPDAADWAVMVDRNRVGLFLQPWAVVVPALLIVSLSVGLNLTFDRALRKEAV, encoded by the coding sequence GTGATCGGGGCCGTGCTGGTCGTGGTGCCGCTGGCGTTGGCGTTGCTGGGGCCGTTGTTCGTGTCCGACGTCGGGCGCGGGGCTCCTTTTGTGTCGAACTCCGTGCTGGGCACTGATTTCGTCGGTCGGGACGTGTGGCAGCAGGTGCTGCTGGGCGGGCAGACCGTCGTGTTCGTGGCGTTGGTGGCCACGGTGTTGTCCTACGCGGTCGGGGTGCCGTGGGGTGTGGTGGCCGCGATGTCCCGGGTGGTGGACGACGTCCTGATGCGGCCGTTGGACCTGCTGCTGGCGGTGCCGTCGCTGCTGGTGCTGATCCTGGCGGCGGCGATCGCCGGGCCGGGGTTGCCGGTGCTGATCGGGATCGTGACGCTGGTCAACTTCCCCGACGTGGCCCGGATTTCCCGTGGTGCGGCGCTGGAGATCGCGGCCCGGCCCGCCCTGGAAGCCATGCGGTTGCAGGACGAGACGTGGTGGCGGACGTCCGTGCTCTACACCGGGCGGGCCATGCTGCGGACCGTGGCCGCCGACGCCGGTGTGCGACTGACGGGCGCGCTGTACCTGGTGGCGTCGGCGAGCTTTCTCGGCGTGGGCGTGCCGCCGGACGCCGCGGACTGGGCGGTGATGGTGGACCGCAACCGGGTCGGGCTGTTCCTGCAACCGTGGGCCGTCGTCGTGCCCGCGCTGCTGATCGTGTCGCTGTCGGTCGGGCTGAACCTGACCTTCGACCGCGCCCTGCGCAAGGAGGCCGTGTGA
- a CDS encoding ABC transporter ATP-binding protein, translated as MTVVHVEDLRAVAGERVLVDGVSFALSAGRVLALVGASGSGKTTTGLALLGEHAPGVTVTGRVSVAGRVGFVPQQPAGALNPVRRIGGVFREIPGGDVATALRRARVPVELLRRFPHELSGGQQQRVVLAQALVGDPALVVADEPTTGQDPITRAEIVDELASLAAQGVAVVLLTHDLDVMRALADEVVVLRNGRVVEAGPVGLLDRPREAYTRDLVAAQPRVTVPLPSALRSPLLQVRGLTARHRKTVVLRDVDLDLGAGECLAVVGRSGSGKTTLARCLAGLHARYAGSVRVGDTVLPKSLRRRTRSQLAAVQYVFQDPRSSFDPRRTVLEQVERTAVRLGDGTGALDGLAAVGLDEATVRRRPGALSGGELQRAALVRALLARPDVLVCDEITSGLDTLTQASLLDLLAGLPCAVVLVSHDLAVVARLADRVAVLHQGLLVEHGSAGDVLGSPTHPVTIGLLGRAMEQENKT; from the coding sequence GTGACGGTCGTGCACGTCGAGGACCTGCGGGCGGTCGCCGGTGAGCGGGTGCTGGTGGACGGGGTGAGCTTCGCGCTGTCCGCCGGTCGGGTGCTCGCGCTGGTCGGGGCGTCGGGCAGCGGCAAGACGACCACGGGGTTGGCGTTGCTGGGCGAGCACGCGCCGGGGGTGACCGTGACCGGGCGCGTGTCGGTGGCTGGTCGGGTCGGGTTCGTGCCGCAGCAGCCCGCCGGCGCGTTGAACCCCGTGCGGCGGATCGGCGGGGTGTTCCGGGAGATCCCGGGCGGTGACGTGGCCACGGCGTTGCGGCGGGCGCGGGTGCCCGTGGAGTTGCTGCGGCGGTTCCCGCACGAGCTGTCCGGCGGGCAGCAGCAGCGGGTGGTGCTGGCGCAGGCGCTGGTGGGCGACCCGGCGCTGGTGGTCGCGGACGAGCCGACCACCGGGCAGGACCCGATCACGCGGGCGGAGATCGTGGACGAGTTGGCGTCGCTCGCGGCCCAGGGGGTCGCGGTGGTGCTGCTGACCCACGACCTGGACGTGATGCGGGCGCTGGCCGACGAGGTGGTCGTGCTGAGGAACGGGCGGGTCGTGGAGGCCGGGCCGGTGGGGTTGCTGGACCGGCCGCGTGAGGCGTACACGCGGGACCTGGTCGCGGCCCAGCCCCGGGTCACCGTGCCTCTCCCATCGGCTCTTCGTTCGCCGTTGTTGCAGGTCAGGGGCCTGACCGCCCGGCACCGGAAGACGGTCGTGCTGCGGGACGTGGACCTGGACCTGGGGGCCGGGGAGTGCCTGGCGGTCGTGGGGCGCTCGGGCAGCGGCAAGACCACGCTGGCCCGGTGCCTGGCCGGGCTGCACGCCCGCTACGCCGGGTCGGTCCGGGTGGGCGACACGGTGCTGCCCAAGTCGTTGCGGCGGCGGACGCGGTCCCAGCTGGCGGCCGTGCAGTACGTCTTCCAGGATCCCCGGTCGTCGTTCGACCCCCGGCGCACGGTGCTGGAACAGGTCGAGCGGACGGCCGTGCGGCTGGGCGACGGCACGGGCGCGCTGGACGGGCTCGCCGCCGTCGGACTGGACGAGGCCACCGTGCGGCGCAGACCCGGCGCGCTGTCCGGCGGCGAGCTCCAGCGGGCGGCGCTCGTGCGCGCCCTGCTGGCCCGGCCGGACGTGCTCGTGTGCGACGAGATCACGTCCGGACTGGACACCCTGACCCAGGCGAGCCTGCTGGACCTGCTGGCGGGCCTGCCCTGCGCGGTCGTCCTGGTCAGCCACGACCTGGCCGTGGTGGCCCGGCTGGCCGACCGGGTCGCCGTGCTGCACCAGGGCCTGCTGGTCGAGCACGGCTCGGCGGGCGACGTCCTGGGCTCCCCCACCCACCCGGTGACCATCGGCCTGCTGGGCCGCGCCATGGAACAGGAGAACAAGACATGA